AGCTGATGATTCCAGCGGGGGTTTCACCGCTGCTGAGAGCCTTGCGGTCGAGGATGAGTCGGTGCGCCAGGACGACCTGCGACATTTCCGAGATATCGTCTGGCAGCACAAAGTCCCGGCCCTGCAGGGCTGCAGATGCTTTGGCCGCCCGCAGTAGTTGCAGTAGTGCACGGGGGCTGGCCCCAAGCCTGAGGTGAGAGTGTTCTCTCGTGGCGCGACCAAGAGCAACCGTGTACTCCTTGACGGCCGGAGAGACGTGCAGGCTTTGAACCAGGGTGATCATGGCTGCGATGTCCGTTCCTGACACCACGGGGTTGATTGATTCCAGCGGAGAGGCGCCCTGATGACTTTCCAGCATGTCCATTTCCGACTGCGCGTCAGGGTAACCCATGGAAATGCGTGCCATGAAGCGGTCCCTCTGCGCTTCCGGCAGCGGATACGTACCCTCCATCTCGATGGGATTCTGGGTGGCGATGACCATGAATGGATCGCCCAGCGAATGGGTTTGGCCGTCGACTGTGACCTGGTGTTCTTCCATGCACTCAAGCAGGGCCGATTGAGTTTTGGCCGACGCGCGATTAATCTCATCGCCAATGACGAGGTTGGCAAATACCGGGCCCTGGCGGAATTCGAATCTGTGGCTGTCTTGATTGTAAATGGAGACGCCGGTGACGTCCGAAGGAAGGAGATCGGGCGTGAACTGAATCCTTCTCACACTGCAGTCCACCGTGCGAGCCAGCGTTTTGGCGAGCATCGTCTTGCCGACGCCGGGCACGTCCTCCACGAGCAGGTGTCCCTGTGCCAGTAGTACCGTCAGGGCGGTCTGGGTTGCTTCCGGCTTTCCGTCAATGACGGTATTCATGGCCGCGAGGATACGTTCAGCTGCGTCATGGAACGAGTGCAGCGAAGCGGAGGAGGTGTCGTCGTGGTCGTGCTGGTGTATGCCCATGAATACCTTTGAAGGGCCCGCGTCAACGGGCAGACGGCTGTGTCTAAAGTAACATTATCCATCCCAACCACCGGTGCTGCTGAATAGTTCCATGACTCTCTCGGCGCACAGAGATTAGGGTTGGACCATGTCTTCTGAGCAGAACCAGCACCAGACCGCCGTTCCAGTCGCCTACCGTGCTCTAGAAGCTGGACCTGAAGCGCTGTGGGATGTGGCATCGGCAGGAGGCGGTGGACGGCAACGCAGCGCCTTTGACCAGCAGGGTGCGCGGCGGAAGCTTGAGTATCCACCAGCGCCCGAACCGTTACCCATTGCGGTCATGGATAACCACACGCATCTGGATATGGAAGACGGCAATGTGGCCGTGTCCGTGAAGGATGCCCTCGACGCCGCCGAAGCTGTGGGGATCTGCGGGGCCGTGCAGGTTGGTTGCGATCTTGCGTCCTCGCGTTTCACTGTCGCCGTGCTCAACGACGAACCCCGTCTGTTGGGGGCGGTAGCGCTGCACCCGAATGAGGCTCCGCTGCTTGCCGCACGTGGTGGACTCGAGGACGCGTTGGGTGAAATCGAAAAACTGGCCGCCCACCCCAGGGTCCGCGCGATCGGGGAAACCGGGCTCGACTACTTCCGGACGGCTGCTGAGGGCCTCCAGCGTCAGCAGGACTCGTTTCGCCGCCACATCGACATAGCGCGTCGGCTTGGCCTTGCGCTGCAGATCCATGATCGTGATGCCCACGACGACGTCGTCCGCGTTCTGGGGGAGGAAGCCCTACCGGAAAAGGTGGTTTTCCACTGCTTCTCAGGAGGCCCCGAGCTGGCG
This region of Arthrobacter roseus genomic DNA includes:
- a CDS encoding AAA family ATPase, which gives rise to MGIHQHDHDDTSSASLHSFHDAAERILAAMNTVIDGKPEATQTALTVLLAQGHLLVEDVPGVGKTMLAKTLARTVDCSVRRIQFTPDLLPSDVTGVSIYNQDSHRFEFRQGPVFANLVIGDEINRASAKTQSALLECMEEHQVTVDGQTHSLGDPFMVIATQNPIEMEGTYPLPEAQRDRFMARISMGYPDAQSEMDMLESHQGASPLESINPVVSGTDIAAMITLVQSLHVSPAVKEYTVALGRATREHSHLRLGASPRALLQLLRAAKASAALQGRDFVLPDDISEMSQVVLAHRLILDRKALSSGETPAGIISSILAATPIPETSRHQTLARR
- a CDS encoding TatD family hydrolase gives rise to the protein MSSEQNQHQTAVPVAYRALEAGPEALWDVASAGGGGRQRSAFDQQGARRKLEYPPAPEPLPIAVMDNHTHLDMEDGNVAVSVKDALDAAEAVGICGAVQVGCDLASSRFTVAVLNDEPRLLGAVALHPNEAPLLAARGGLEDALGEIEKLAAHPRVRAIGETGLDYFRTAAEGLQRQQDSFRRHIDIARRLGLALQIHDRDAHDDVVRVLGEEALPEKVVFHCFSGGPELARICNENGWYMSFAGTSTFRNAGAIREALTVADLALMLVETDAPFLTPHPFRGKPNASYMVPYTVRAMAETLNVDLAELCSRLRSNTEAVYGIW